The Clostridiaceae bacterium HFYG-1003 genome includes a window with the following:
- the aroB gene encoding 3-dehydroquinate synthase, which translates to MDIMSNQVIPVDPPYPVLIGQGLLCHAGELIREILGDCRIAVITDSNVASLYLETVTRSLETSGYPVSSWVIPAGEASKNMGELSLVLEFLAESGLDRTDAVIALGGGVVGDLAGFAAGCYLRGIRYVQLPTTLLAAVDSSVGGKCAVDLAEGKNLAGLFHQPSAVLCDIDCLATLPWPVLADGMAEAVKTAILSGDELFALCRRPAEPSVLREIIDRCLTFKGEVVAADPREQGLRRILNLGHTPAHAIELCSGYTVSHGQAVAMGLVIMARAGEALGWSEPGLTGKICAVLEHHQLPVRAPFQAAQLAAAALRDKKRKGTQITLVIPVRIGEWVEKTIPVTELEAVFAAGLEEFHDCSN; encoded by the coding sequence ATGGATATCATGTCAAACCAAGTCATACCGGTGGATCCGCCTTATCCCGTTCTGATCGGACAGGGATTGCTGTGTCATGCCGGAGAACTGATCCGGGAGATTCTGGGAGATTGCCGCATTGCGGTGATCACGGATTCCAATGTGGCTTCGCTGTATTTGGAAACGGTCACCCGCAGTCTGGAGACTTCGGGCTATCCAGTCAGTTCCTGGGTCATTCCGGCCGGTGAGGCCTCGAAAAATATGGGGGAACTGAGCCTTGTTCTGGAGTTTCTGGCAGAGTCGGGCCTTGACCGAACCGATGCCGTGATTGCTCTGGGAGGCGGTGTGGTGGGAGATCTGGCTGGCTTTGCTGCCGGCTGTTATCTGCGCGGCATCCGGTATGTTCAGCTGCCGACCACACTGCTGGCGGCAGTGGATTCCTCCGTCGGCGGCAAATGCGCGGTGGATCTGGCAGAGGGCAAAAATCTGGCCGGACTGTTCCACCAGCCCAGTGCCGTTCTCTGTGACATCGACTGCCTGGCGACGCTGCCCTGGCCGGTTCTGGCTGACGGAATGGCGGAGGCGGTAAAAACCGCGATTCTGTCCGGAGACGAACTGTTTGCCTTATGCCGCAGACCCGCCGAACCCTCCGTTTTACGCGAAATCATCGACCGCTGCCTGACCTTCAAAGGAGAAGTCGTGGCGGCCGATCCACGGGAACAAGGCCTGCGCCGGATTCTCAACCTGGGCCATACCCCGGCCCATGCCATTGAGCTGTGCTCGGGCTACACCGTATCCCACGGACAGGCGGTAGCCATGGGGCTGGTCATCATGGCCCGGGCCGGCGAAGCCCTGGGCTGGAGCGAGCCAGGTCTGACGGGTAAAATCTGCGCGGTTCTGGAGCATCATCAGCTGCCGGTAAGAGCACCGTTCCAGGCGGCCCAGCTGGCCGCTGCAGCTCTGCGCGACAAGAAACGCAAGGGAACGCAGATCACCCTGGTGATCCCGGTCCGCATCGGCGAATGGGTCGAAAAGACCATCCCGGTCACCGAACTGGAAGCCGTCTTTGCGGCAGGTCTGGAGGAATTTCATGATTGTTCGAATTGA
- the aroA gene encoding 3-phosphoshikimate 1-carboxyvinyltransferase: protein MIVRIEPGPLGGTVNAIPSKSMAHRLLICAALADQPTQLDLKFQSEDIEATRRCLSALGAVFTRNDQGLLVRPWSKVPYNPLLDCGESGSTLRFLLPVAAALCPAARFTGSGRLPDRPISDLAKAMSDHGVRFSSERLPFAASGVLQPGHYSISGSISSQYLSGLLLAMAVLPGNSSLEVTTELESRPYVEMTIQALRQFGASVSPGGSGWQVAGQARLQSPGHLAVEGDWSNAGFFLTAGALGSDITVKGLDPASGQGDRQILSVLEAMGASFSSSAEGLRVVPGTLTGFTVDMRQIPDALPILAVAATAARGGTRLIHAGRLRYKESDRLTATAELIRSLGGQVRELPDQLIIQGSALTGGTVQSFGDHRIVMAAAIAATVAQGPVTILGAEAVRKSYPDFFNDYQSLGGNVHVL from the coding sequence ATGATTGTTCGAATTGAACCGGGACCGCTGGGCGGTACGGTGAATGCCATCCCGTCCAAATCAATGGCTCACCGCCTGCTGATCTGCGCCGCCCTGGCCGATCAGCCGACGCAGCTGGATCTGAAGTTTCAATCGGAAGACATTGAGGCGACCCGGCGCTGTCTGTCAGCCCTGGGCGCTGTATTTACCCGAAATGACCAGGGACTTCTCGTCCGGCCCTGGTCGAAGGTCCCATACAATCCGCTGCTGGACTGCGGCGAAAGCGGATCCACCCTGCGCTTTCTGCTGCCGGTAGCTGCCGCACTTTGTCCGGCGGCACGATTTACGGGCAGCGGCCGGCTGCCTGACCGGCCGATTTCTGACCTGGCCAAGGCCATGTCAGACCATGGCGTCAGGTTTTCCTCAGAGCGACTGCCCTTTGCCGCCTCCGGAGTGCTGCAGCCCGGACATTACTCCATATCCGGCAGCATCAGCTCCCAGTATCTCTCCGGTCTGCTTCTGGCCATGGCCGTCTTGCCCGGAAACTCGAGCCTCGAGGTGACCACCGAACTGGAGTCGCGGCCCTATGTTGAGATGACCATTCAGGCACTCCGACAGTTTGGGGCTTCTGTTTCCCCAGGCGGCAGCGGCTGGCAGGTGGCGGGTCAGGCGCGGCTTCAGTCACCGGGGCACCTGGCGGTAGAGGGAGACTGGTCCAATGCTGGGTTCTTCCTGACCGCCGGTGCCCTGGGCAGTGACATCACCGTGAAGGGACTGGATCCCGCTTCAGGGCAGGGCGATCGGCAGATTCTCAGCGTGCTGGAAGCAATGGGCGCTTCGTTCAGCTCTTCGGCGGAGGGTCTCCGCGTCGTGCCGGGAACGCTGACCGGATTCACCGTGGACATGCGGCAAATCCCGGATGCCCTGCCGATCCTGGCGGTGGCAGCCACCGCTGCCCGGGGGGGAACCCGACTGATTCACGCCGGCCGGCTGCGCTACAAGGAAAGTGACCGCCTGACGGCAACGGCGGAGCTGATCCGATCCCTGGGCGGACAGGTCCGGGAACTTCCGGATCAGCTCATCATTCAGGGATCCGCTCTGACCGGAGGGACAGTCCAAAGCTTCGGCGACCATCGCATCGTGATGGCGGCAGCCATCGCGGCCACTGTGGCACAAGGTCCGGTCACGATTTTGGGGGCGGAAGCTGTCCGGAAATCCTATCCTGATTTTTTCAACGACTACCAGTCCCTGGGAGGGAATGTTCATGTCCTCTGA
- the aroC gene encoding chorismate synthase, translating to MSSDFGKILKTTIFGQSHGKAVGVVMDGLPAGLSIDREALYAFMARRAPGRNPWSTARRETDRPVFLSGLRDGLTTGDPLCAIIENQDTRSGDYDLLADTPRPGHADYAAQIKWKGQADLRGGGHFSGRLTAPLCVAGGIARQILARCGIEVGAHLASVGEMEDEAFPLHPNPELFRAVAAKSFPVLDDAVGDRMKALIEQVAGEGDSIGGTVECVAIGLPAGIGSPMFGGIENRLAQALFGIPAVKGVEFGSGFAGSARRGSRNNDPFVLEAGEIRTASNHAGGILGGISSGMPVVLRVALKPTPSIAQPQQSVSLSRQEPVELSITGRHDPCVALRAVPVVEAVTAIVLLDLLLEEGVPLLTAESAVTP from the coding sequence ATGTCCTCTGATTTTGGCAAGATCCTGAAAACAACAATCTTCGGTCAGTCCCACGGTAAAGCCGTGGGCGTGGTCATGGACGGGCTGCCGGCCGGCCTGTCCATCGATCGGGAGGCTCTGTACGCTTTCATGGCCCGGCGCGCGCCGGGCAGAAACCCCTGGTCCACCGCCCGGCGGGAAACGGATCGACCGGTCTTTTTGTCCGGGCTGCGGGATGGGCTCACCACCGGGGATCCGCTGTGCGCAATCATCGAAAATCAGGATACCCGCTCCGGCGATTATGACTTGCTGGCGGACACACCCCGCCCGGGTCATGCCGACTATGCCGCCCAGATCAAGTGGAAGGGACAGGCCGATCTGCGGGGCGGAGGTCATTTCTCCGGCCGGCTGACGGCGCCTCTGTGCGTCGCCGGCGGCATTGCCCGGCAAATTCTGGCCCGGTGCGGCATAGAAGTGGGCGCGCATCTGGCTTCGGTCGGTGAGATGGAGGATGAAGCGTTCCCGCTGCACCCGAACCCTGAATTGTTCCGGGCTGTCGCGGCGAAATCATTTCCGGTCCTGGATGACGCGGTCGGAGACCGGATGAAGGCATTGATTGAGCAGGTGGCCGGGGAAGGAGACTCCATCGGCGGCACCGTTGAATGCGTTGCCATCGGTCTTCCCGCCGGCATCGGCAGCCCGATGTTCGGGGGCATAGAAAACCGCCTGGCCCAGGCTCTGTTTGGGATACCTGCCGTCAAAGGCGTGGAATTCGGCTCAGGGTTTGCCGGTTCGGCCCGGCGTGGTTCCCGCAACAATGATCCCTTTGTTTTGGAAGCTGGGGAAATCCGGACAGCCAGCAATCATGCCGGCGGTATTCTGGGCGGCATCAGCAGCGGTATGCCCGTTGTCCTGCGAGTGGCGCTCAAGCCGACTCCTTCCATTGCACAGCCGCAGCAGTCAGTATCTCTGAGCCGGCAGGAACCGGTTGAACTGAGCATCACCGGCCGCCATGATCCCTGCGTCGCCCTGCGCGCGGTGCCGGTGGTGGAAGCAGTCACGGCCATTGTTCTGCTGGACCTGCTGCTGGAGGAAGGCGTTCCGCTGCTGACCGCGGAATCGGCGGTGACCCCGTGA
- a CDS encoding shikimate kinase produces the protein MSAPIYGLLGRSLSHSWSVPIHRALGCDSYHLIEREQEELKDFLRDPDIAGLNVTIPYKTAVMSLCDVIAPEAAAIGSVNTIVRQADGRLHGYNTDLTGFRYMVRRCGLELRDRKVLILGGGGASLTVRQAAVQAGAADIVTVTRGGSVRYEDLTEHRDAEILVNATPVGMYPRTGETLVDLRDFPRLCGVLDLIYNPQRTRLLLQAEALGIPWSDGLPMLVAQAVAAEELFFGRSIPESETERILNQLRFDSTNLVLIGMPGCGKSTVGQALGQLTGREVIETDRRIVERAGRTIPELFADRGEAYFRELEREEVERAGRESGKIIVTGGGVVKDRRNYDALRQNGRIYQLERSLSLLAREGRPLSQAGDLEELWRERQPLYELFRDAAVDNSGTPEDTAAMIWRDFIENFSH, from the coding sequence GTGAGCGCGCCGATTTATGGCCTGCTCGGCCGAAGCCTGAGCCACAGCTGGTCCGTTCCGATTCACCGGGCCCTGGGTTGCGACAGCTACCATCTGATTGAGCGAGAACAGGAAGAACTCAAGGACTTTCTCCGGGATCCGGACATTGCCGGATTGAATGTCACGATTCCCTATAAGACGGCAGTGATGTCCCTGTGCGATGTTATTGCGCCGGAGGCTGCCGCGATCGGCAGCGTCAATACCATTGTCAGACAGGCGGACGGCCGCCTGCATGGTTACAATACCGACCTGACCGGCTTTCGTTACATGGTTCGGCGCTGCGGCCTTGAGCTGCGAGATCGAAAGGTTCTGATCCTGGGGGGAGGTGGGGCTTCTCTGACGGTCCGGCAGGCGGCGGTGCAGGCGGGAGCGGCAGATATTGTCACTGTCACCCGGGGCGGTTCGGTTCGGTATGAGGACCTCACCGAACATCGCGATGCCGAGATTCTAGTCAACGCCACCCCGGTGGGAATGTATCCCCGAACCGGAGAAACGCTGGTGGATCTGCGGGATTTCCCCCGGCTGTGCGGCGTTCTGGATCTGATCTACAATCCGCAGCGAACCCGGCTCCTGCTTCAGGCGGAGGCCCTGGGAATCCCCTGGTCTGACGGACTGCCCATGCTGGTGGCTCAGGCGGTGGCGGCGGAAGAGCTGTTTTTTGGACGCAGCATTCCGGAATCAGAAACCGAACGAATTCTGAACCAGCTGCGCTTCGACAGCACCAATCTGGTCCTGATCGGAATGCCCGGCTGCGGCAAAAGCACGGTCGGTCAAGCGCTGGGTCAACTGACCGGACGGGAAGTCATTGAGACGGACCGGCGAATTGTCGAGCGAGCCGGACGGACGATTCCAGAGCTGTTTGCCGACCGCGGCGAAGCGTATTTCCGGGAACTGGAACGGGAGGAAGTCGAGCGCGCCGGTCGGGAAAGCGGGAAAATAATCGTTACCGGCGGCGGAGTGGTCAAGGATCGCAGGAACTATGACGCGCTGCGCCAGAACGGTCGGATTTATCAGCTGGAGCGCTCCCTGAGCCTGCTGGCCCGAGAAGGCCGACCCCTGTCTCAGGCAGGTGATTTGGAGGAGCTCTGGCGGGAACGCCAGCCTCTGTATGAATTATTCCGAGATGCGGCTGTCGACAACAGCGGCACGCCGGAAGACACCGCAGCAATGATCTGGAGGGATTTCATTGAAAATTTTAGTCATTAA